From the genome of Nitrosomonas sp. Is79A3:
TGTCCCATTTCTTCAGGTTCATGCGCGCATCATGCGCCATAATCAAACGACGTTCATTGAACTTCTCTAGCGTCGAATAATCATTAATCAGTTCCAAATATAATTCCCTGGCTCCATCTACCGCATGGGAATATACCGCTAAATGAAAGTTCTTGAATCCCTGCGGTATATGACAGTCTTTACAACTGGGATTTACTCCCAGTGCTCCATAGTGCGTCGATTCCCTTAGTTCCTTCTGCGTATAGGTCATCGAGTGACAGCTGGTACAGAACTCTTCCGTTGAGAGTGCCGCTTCTCCTCCAAATACAACCGCTACCAGTACTATCCCCAGTAACCCCCCTGTCAGTAGCGTGCCTATCGCGCCTTTTTGTATGCCTGTCATTACTCTTTTCCTTTACCTTTTTTATCCCCTGTCTTTTCCTTAGCATTCGCCTGGAATTCGTCGTGATACTTGAATTTGGGCTCTCCTGCGAAGGTACCGTCAAGCTTATAATGCTCATGCATCGCTTTCACATCTTTGACCATTTTGTCAAAGTCAAAGGTGTATTTCGGGTCTACAGCCGGTGTGAATGGGGTGTAAGGTGCTTTCGCGCCTTTCCAAGGTGAGCCTTCATAGTTCAAGTGACAGGCAGCACATGCTTCTTCAAAGTGAAAGTCTTGGCCTTTGTCAGCAACTACTTTGCGTTGCATTGCGGTTCCTTTACTTTCAAATACTTGCCCTGCTTTACGGTGATCTCCCCGGTAACTCTTTCCAGGTCCATGGCAGGATTCACAGCCAACCGCTGCAAGTGGTTTCTTCGGTGTATCTATCGTATATCCACCTTTCTTGCCAAATCCATCTACGTGGCAACCTACACAGTCTTTGTCTTGCGTGTAGTCTTTTTCCGGATCCAGTTTGGCTTTAACTTTGGCTTCTTTACGTGTACCAGGCTTCAGCGATTCCATCGCTTTCGCATGTGCCGTGTCTTTCCATGATTTGGCTTGCGATTTGTGGCAGGAGCTGCATTTGCTGCGTCCTTCAAAGGTGTCTGCTATTGCCGCACCGCTAAAAAATGCGATCATTGCCAAAACAGCAAGTATGTAAGCTATTGGGTGTTTCATCCTTCCTCCTTATGCTTTTTTTAATTCAAGTTTTTATGCCGCGTATTGTACGCTATCATCAGATTGTGTAAATGACTATGTGTTCGCTTTGTATTTTTTTGGTTCTTCAGTTGTCTCTTTTTACTTGCAGTCTCACTTAGCTTTTGTGCCTTATTCTTCTTAAGGTATTTTGTAAACCCAGTAACCGCCTTGTTGATATATCAGTTGTGCCACGTCCAATTCCACTGGCGCTTTCTTGTCTACAAAGGGCAGCATTCTTGCTAATAACGTTTCACTACTGGCTTTATCACTCAGAAAGAATGCTCTGATTTCATTATCCGATACGGATTGTAGTGTGTAGGTATCAAAACCATTTTGCTTGAGTTGCATTTTCATTTGATTGATCATGCCGTGCATGTTGCCTGTCA
Proteins encoded in this window:
- a CDS encoding NapC/NirT family cytochrome c, translated to MTGIQKGAIGTLLTGGLLGIVLVAVVFGGEAALSTEEFCTSCHSMTYTQKELRESTHYGALGVNPSCKDCHIPQGFKNFHLAVYSHAVDGARELYLELINDYSTLEKFNERRLIMAHDARMNLKKWDSITCRDCHKNPNPPGADAQEAHKKLKTEGATCIDCHQNLVHEEVAKTDLNASLAAGKMVLQKEEDSGADEEGEDEDEDAASEVEAEAQGDEDDEDEE
- the cycA gene encoding cytochrome c-550 CycA: MKHPIAYILAVLAMIAFFSGAAIADTFEGRSKCSSCHKSQAKSWKDTAHAKAMESLKPGTRKEAKVKAKLDPEKDYTQDKDCVGCHVDGFGKKGGYTIDTPKKPLAAVGCESCHGPGKSYRGDHRKAGQVFESKGTAMQRKVVADKGQDFHFEEACAACHLNYEGSPWKGAKAPYTPFTPAVDPKYTFDFDKMVKDVKAMHEHYKLDGTFAGEPKFKYHDEFQANAKEKTGDKKGKGKE